A window of Methanofollis sp. contains these coding sequences:
- a CDS encoding NAD(P)/FAD-dependent oxidoreductase, protein MDICILGGGLSGLVAALSLSDISEVTILEKRPVLGGCLASYHRGDSWVEEYYHHCFAGDEHLFALLRDLGLYESLEWLKGSTGYYVDGKIHPLTSPMEILRYPHLSFFDKFRLGMLTLRAKHLDLGPLDAVPAVDYIREHLGDRVYTSFFEPLLRSKFGERRHEVSAAWLISRIAIRSDRGVEGERLGYLKGGWHQVIDGMEEKLLDKGCTIEKGTPATSIRREGEKWLVNDRPFDAVLATIPPQEVARLSGIGEFAPVPYQGAACMTIGLDRDVSKGIYWLNMKDQAPYGAVVMHTNFAPRERYGEDIVYLASYFSDRPAPGLKETMLADFCRRFSVPESAIHWSELAVERFAGPVYTTGFADQIPAYEEHGLYLAGMFSKPNYPERSMEGSIIAGQEVARKMTEALRG, encoded by the coding sequence ATGGATATTTGTATTCTCGGAGGGGGCTTATCAGGCCTTGTCGCCGCCCTCTCCCTCTCTGATATATCTGAGGTCACGATCCTTGAAAAAAGACCGGTCCTCGGCGGCTGCCTCGCTTCATATCACCGCGGGGACTCCTGGGTCGAAGAATATTACCACCACTGTTTTGCCGGGGACGAGCACCTCTTCGCCCTCCTCCGCGACCTCGGGCTCTACGAGAGTCTCGAATGGCTGAAAGGATCGACAGGCTACTACGTGGACGGAAAGATCCATCCTCTGACCTCCCCGATGGAGATCCTCCGCTATCCCCACCTCTCCTTTTTCGATAAATTCCGCCTGGGCATGCTCACTCTCAGGGCAAAGCACCTCGACCTCGGACCTCTGGACGCGGTGCCGGCGGTCGACTACATCAGGGAGCATCTGGGCGACCGGGTCTACACCTCCTTCTTCGAGCCCCTGCTGCGGAGCAAGTTCGGGGAGAGGCGGCACGAGGTCTCGGCGGCGTGGCTCATCTCCAGGATCGCGATCAGGTCTGACCGCGGCGTCGAGGGGGAGAGGCTCGGGTACCTGAAGGGCGGGTGGCACCAGGTCATCGACGGGATGGAAGAGAAGCTCCTCGACAAGGGGTGCACGATCGAGAAAGGGACGCCCGCAACCTCGATCAGACGCGAGGGGGAGAAATGGCTCGTCAATGATCGGCCCTTCGATGCCGTGCTCGCCACCATACCGCCGCAGGAGGTCGCACGCCTCAGCGGGATCGGGGAGTTCGCCCCTGTGCCGTACCAGGGGGCGGCCTGCATGACCATCGGTCTCGACCGCGACGTCTCGAAGGGTATCTACTGGCTGAACATGAAGGACCAGGCGCCGTACGGCGCCGTCGTCATGCACACGAACTTCGCGCCGCGGGAGCGTTACGGCGAGGATATCGTCTATCTGGCCTCGTATTTCAGCGACAGGCCGGCGCCCGGACTGAAAGAGACGATGCTCGCCGATTTCTGCCGCCGGTTCTCGGTGCCGGAGAGTGCAATCCACTGGAGCGAACTTGCGGTGGAGCGTTTCGCCGGCCCGGTCTATACGACGGGTTTCGCCGACCAGATCCCGGCGTACGAGGAGCACGGCCTCTACCTTGCCGGGATGTTCTCGAAGCCCAACTACCCCGAACGTTCGATGGAGGGGTCGATCATCGCCGGGCAGGAGGTCGCCCGGAAGATGACGGAGGCGCTCCGTGGCTGA
- a CDS encoding tubulin/FtsZ family protein, translated as MRVFFIGFGQAGGKVVDMFIEQDRVSGSNNFRGIVVNTARTDLMGLKHIELKDRILIGQTVVKGHGVGTDNVTGARIAADEIDSVINAIDTRGTHDVDAFVIVAGLGGGTGSGGSPVLARHLKRIYREPVYALGLIPAPEEGRLYTYNAARSLSTLVNEADNVFVFDNAAWKNEGESVKTAYSRLNDEIVRRFGVLFRAGEVGKAGVGEMVVDSSEVINTLRGGGITSVGYAVTEVVSERTKQKKGFFGGLRNTFSNKEQAEEMLTGEDKSAKIIALVRRAMLGRLTLPCDYSTAERALVLVAGNPEEMDRKGVEKAKSWVEENIAGVEVRGGDYPVASNYVAAVVVLATIGEAPRVRELFEIAKQTKEDVIQSKKRSSMFDDSDVDPLFE; from the coding sequence ATGAGGGTATTTTTCATAGGATTCGGTCAGGCTGGCGGGAAGGTCGTTGACATGTTTATCGAGCAGGACAGAGTGTCCGGCTCGAATAACTTCAGGGGCATCGTCGTCAACACCGCCCGCACCGACCTGATGGGGCTAAAGCATATCGAACTTAAAGATCGGATTCTCATCGGCCAGACAGTGGTCAAGGGGCACGGCGTGGGCACCGACAACGTCACCGGCGCACGGATCGCCGCGGACGAGATCGACTCGGTCATCAATGCGATCGACACGCGCGGCACCCATGACGTCGACGCCTTTGTCATCGTCGCCGGTCTTGGCGGAGGAACCGGGTCGGGTGGCTCCCCTGTGCTCGCCCGGCACCTGAAGAGGATCTACCGTGAGCCTGTCTACGCGCTCGGTCTCATCCCCGCGCCGGAAGAGGGGAGGCTGTACACCTACAATGCGGCACGCAGTCTCTCCACGCTTGTCAACGAGGCCGACAACGTCTTCGTCTTCGACAATGCCGCCTGGAAGAACGAGGGCGAGAGCGTCAAGACCGCGTACTCCCGTCTGAACGACGAGATCGTCAGGCGTTTCGGCGTCCTCTTCCGTGCCGGCGAGGTCGGCAAGGCCGGCGTCGGCGAGATGGTCGTCGATTCGTCCGAGGTGATCAACACCCTCCGCGGCGGCGGGATCACGAGTGTCGGCTATGCCGTCACCGAGGTCGTGAGCGAGCGGACGAAGCAGAAGAAAGGGTTCTTCGGGGGCCTGCGTAATACGTTCTCGAACAAGGAGCAGGCCGAGGAGATGCTGACCGGCGAGGACAAGTCCGCGAAGATCATCGCCCTCGTCCGCCGGGCCATGCTCGGGCGTCTGACCCTCCCCTGCGACTACTCGACTGCGGAGCGTGCGCTTGTTCTCGTCGCCGGCAACCCGGAAGAGATGGACCGGAAAGGTGTCGAGAAGGCGAAGAGCTGGGTCGAGGAGAACATCGCCGGTGTCGAGGTCCGTGGCGGCGACTATCCGGTTGCCAGCAACTATGTCGCGGCCGTGGTCGTCCTTGCGACCATTGGCGAGGCCCCGCGGGTTCGCGAACTCTTTGAAATTGCAAAGCAGACGAAAGAGGATGTTATCCAGTCGAAGAAGCGCTCTTCGATGTTCGATGACTCCGATGTCGATCCATTGTTTGAGTGA
- a CDS encoding flippase activity-associated protein Agl23 encodes MSGTSAAGFAIRIQKSLSFERLFFFIFVLAAVLRFAFLDLKLFHHDEAIHAWFSYKLLTEGTYIYDPSYHGPLLYYVTAGMFALFGDSDLVGRLVPAFLGTMVVALVYPLYRLGYLDRMQALVAALFLAISPNMVYFSRFLRNDIFILFLTFVLLLALILYFERGQVRYAVLAGLAAGLGISSKENMPIVLGIFAAYILYLLWTQKVKLRKGWIRDFVLGILVMGGVIAIFYSSFGANPERVLTWVPDAVGHWWAMHEQERLGGPFFFYIIFFLLYELPIFALAIVGTARFIQKGRKKAETAVQSLHEVVETSLAQINGHVPVAADPPFDKKEEFFRFCIVWMVLSLVAYAYIGEKVPWLIVHQLLPLIFVATYAMTKKKAVVAVVSSIFLVLALWHVAYVPADVNEPIVQVQNSEDMREVMALIDASNATAIASDRYWPLPWYYRGDRAANLSYYGRKIDESTFKNGKFDVVIASDQESYDSLPGFEKKTYNLNYWFSWYDNKDRLLQYYVLRDGKMGNMKLDVFTRNVTSA; translated from the coding sequence GTGAGCGGCACCTCCGCCGCCGGATTTGCCATTCGAATCCAGAAATCTCTCTCATTTGAGAGACTATTTTTTTTTATCTTCGTGCTTGCGGCGGTCCTGCGGTTCGCATTCCTGGATCTCAAACTCTTTCACCACGACGAGGCCATCCACGCGTGGTTTTCGTACAAACTCCTGACCGAGGGCACCTATATCTACGACCCCTCGTATCACGGCCCTCTCCTCTACTACGTGACGGCCGGGATGTTCGCCCTTTTCGGCGACTCCGACCTTGTCGGCAGGCTTGTCCCGGCGTTTCTCGGCACCATGGTCGTGGCCCTGGTGTACCCCCTGTACCGCCTGGGATATCTCGACCGGATGCAGGCGCTGGTCGCGGCCCTGTTCCTTGCGATCTCGCCGAACATGGTGTATTTCTCACGGTTTCTCAGGAACGACATCTTCATTCTCTTCCTGACGTTCGTCCTTCTCCTCGCCCTGATCCTCTACTTCGAGCGGGGCCAGGTGCGGTACGCCGTCCTTGCAGGACTTGCGGCGGGCCTCGGCATCTCGTCCAAGGAGAACATGCCGATCGTGCTCGGCATCTTCGCGGCGTACATCCTGTACCTCCTCTGGACACAGAAGGTGAAACTCCGGAAGGGGTGGATACGCGACTTCGTCCTGGGCATCCTGGTCATGGGCGGGGTGATCGCCATCTTCTACTCGTCCTTCGGCGCCAACCCCGAGCGGGTGCTCACCTGGGTGCCCGACGCCGTCGGTCACTGGTGGGCGATGCACGAACAGGAAAGGCTCGGCGGCCCGTTCTTCTTCTACATCATCTTCTTCCTGCTGTACGAGCTGCCGATCTTCGCCCTTGCCATTGTGGGCACGGCCCGGTTTATTCAGAAGGGGCGAAAGAAGGCGGAGACGGCGGTCCAGAGCCTGCACGAGGTCGTCGAGACGTCCCTTGCACAGATCAACGGCCACGTGCCCGTAGCCGCCGATCCCCCCTTCGACAAGAAAGAGGAGTTCTTCAGGTTCTGTATCGTCTGGATGGTCCTCTCGCTTGTGGCCTATGCCTATATCGGCGAGAAAGTGCCCTGGCTCATCGTCCACCAGCTCCTGCCCCTCATCTTCGTCGCCACCTACGCGATGACGAAGAAGAAGGCGGTGGTTGCCGTAGTGTCGAGCATCTTCCTGGTGCTCGCCCTCTGGCATGTCGCCTATGTCCCGGCCGACGTGAACGAACCGATCGTGCAGGTCCAGAACTCCGAGGACATGCGGGAGGTGATGGCCCTGATCGACGCCTCGAACGCGACGGCGATCGCCTCCGATCGCTACTGGCCGCTGCCGTGGTACTACCGCGGCGACCGGGCGGCGAATCTGAGTTATTACGGGCGGAAGATCGATGAGAGCACTTTCAAGAACGGAAAGTTCGACGTGGTCATCGCCTCGGACCAGGAGAGTTATGATTCTCTCCCGGGTTTTGAGAAAAAGACCTACAACCTCAACTACTGGTTCTCGTGGTACGACAACAAGGACCGTCTCCTCCAGTATTACGTCCTCCGCGACGGGAAGATGGGGAACATGAAGCTCGATGTCTTTACGAGAAACGTGACATCGGCCTGA
- the rpsJ gene encoding 30S ribosomal protein S10, which produces MQKARIRLSGTDYDKVEMVCDRIREIAERTGVNLAGPIPLPTKKLVVPIRKSPDGEGTATWDRWQMRVHKRLIDIDADERALRQLMRIQVPKDIGIEIVLES; this is translated from the coding sequence ATGCAAAAAGCCAGAATACGCCTTTCAGGGACGGACTACGATAAGGTTGAGATGGTCTGCGACAGGATCAGGGAAATCGCTGAGAGGACAGGCGTGAATCTGGCAGGGCCGATCCCTCTGCCCACCAAGAAGCTTGTCGTCCCGATCCGGAAGAGCCCTGATGGCGAGGGAACAGCGACCTGGGATCGCTGGCAGATGCGCGTGCACAAGCGGCTCATCGACATCGACGCCGACGAGCGTGCTCTCAGGCAGCTGATGCGTATCCAGGTGCCGAAGGATATCGGCATCGAGATCGTGCTGGAGAGTTGA
- the tuf gene encoding translation elongation factor EF-1 subunit alpha, with amino-acid sequence MATEKPHMNLAVIGHIDHGKSTTVGRILFETGAVAPHIIEGFRKEAESKGKGTFEFAWVMDSLKEERDRGITIDIAHKRFDTEKYYFTVVDCPGHRDFVKNMITGASQADAALLVVAAPDGVMEQTKEHVFLSRTLGINQLIVGINKMDAVKYDEKRYNEVKEQLSQLLKMVGFKPSEVPFIPISSYEGTNIKPKTNEKTPWYTGPSVIEALNALKEPEKPTSLPLRLPLQDVYTISGVGTVPVGRIETGIMKKGMKVSFMPANVNGEIKSIEMHHEEELEALPGDNVGFNVRGVSKNEIRRGDVCGPVEAPPTVAEEFTAQIVVLHHPSAITVGYTPVFHCHTAQVACTFTELVKKLDPRTGQVKEENPTFLKTGDAAIVKIRPTRPMVIEKIKEIPQLGRFAVRDMGSTIAAGMCIDIQAKQMR; translated from the coding sequence ATGGCAACCGAAAAACCACACATGAACCTCGCTGTCATCGGGCACATCGACCACGGCAAGTCGACTACCGTCGGTCGCATTCTCTTCGAGACAGGAGCCGTAGCGCCTCATATCATTGAGGGATTCAGAAAGGAAGCCGAATCCAAGGGCAAGGGTACCTTTGAGTTCGCATGGGTCATGGACAGTCTCAAGGAAGAGCGTGACCGCGGTATCACGATCGATATCGCTCACAAGCGCTTCGACACGGAGAAGTACTACTTCACCGTCGTGGACTGCCCGGGTCACCGTGACTTCGTTAAGAACATGATCACCGGCGCATCCCAGGCCGATGCCGCACTTCTTGTCGTCGCCGCACCCGACGGTGTCATGGAGCAGACCAAGGAGCACGTCTTCCTTTCGAGGACCCTCGGTATCAACCAGCTCATCGTCGGCATCAACAAGATGGACGCAGTCAAGTACGATGAGAAGCGTTACAACGAAGTCAAGGAACAGCTCTCCCAGCTTCTGAAGATGGTCGGCTTCAAGCCGTCGGAAGTTCCGTTCATTCCGATCTCCTCGTACGAAGGGACCAACATCAAGCCGAAGACCAACGAGAAGACCCCGTGGTACACCGGTCCGTCGGTCATCGAAGCACTCAACGCGCTCAAGGAGCCCGAGAAACCCACGAGCCTTCCGCTCCGCCTCCCGCTTCAGGATGTCTACACGATCTCCGGCGTCGGCACCGTGCCTGTCGGCCGTATCGAGACCGGCATCATGAAGAAGGGAATGAAGGTCTCCTTCATGCCGGCAAATGTGAACGGCGAAATCAAGTCCATCGAGATGCACCACGAGGAAGAACTCGAGGCGCTTCCGGGTGACAACGTCGGCTTCAACGTCCGTGGCGTCTCCAAGAACGAGATCCGCCGTGGCGACGTCTGTGGTCCCGTCGAGGCTCCGCCGACCGTTGCCGAGGAGTTCACCGCACAGATCGTCGTTCTTCACCACCCGAGCGCGATCACCGTCGGTTACACCCCGGTCTTCCACTGCCACACCGCACAGGTCGCCTGCACCTTCACCGAACTCGTGAAGAAGCTCGACCCGCGCACCGGCCAGGTCAAGGAAGAGAACCCGACCTTCCTCAAGACCGGCGATGCAGCGATCGTCAAGATCCGCCCGACCCGCCCGATGGTCATCGAGAAGATCAAGGAGATCCCGCAGCTCGGCCGCTTCGCGGTCCGTGATATGGGATCGACGATTGCCGCCGGCATGTGCATCGACATCCAGGCAAAGCAGATGAGATAA
- a CDS encoding 4Fe-4S binding protein yields the protein MMQKTATYLQGGVITQRNPDLCVIRVRIPAGVLPVDKMAGLAEIARKYGNGEVHLTTRQTLEIPQVDPDNIEAIARDLEKNGTPLGAEHDEVVNIIACPGTAQCKFSNIETYDLARRIDERVFGKDMPIRVRISLSGCPNACTSPVLNEIGIVGRIRPLRIEGLCTGCGTCAEYCKEKAILIRNGISELIPEKCVQCGICVQSCPFDLLKSEYRHYLITVGGRRGRHPAPGRELVTVETEEEALAVVDKTVYWIFRKAWSGRHLADQLDEIGFEDFRKKIREEFSGET from the coding sequence ATGATGCAGAAAACAGCAACCTACCTGCAGGGCGGGGTGATCACCCAGAGAAACCCTGATCTCTGTGTTATCAGGGTCAGGATCCCGGCAGGGGTCCTCCCGGTAGATAAAATGGCCGGCCTCGCCGAGATCGCCAGAAAATACGGGAACGGCGAGGTCCACCTCACCACCCGCCAGACCCTGGAGATCCCTCAGGTGGACCCCGACAACATCGAGGCGATCGCCCGCGACCTCGAAAAGAACGGAACGCCCCTCGGGGCAGAGCACGACGAGGTCGTCAATATCATCGCCTGCCCTGGCACGGCGCAGTGCAAGTTCTCCAATATCGAAACCTATGACCTCGCCCGGAGGATCGACGAGCGGGTCTTCGGGAAAGACATGCCAATCCGTGTGAGGATCTCGCTTTCAGGATGTCCAAACGCCTGCACAAGCCCGGTGCTCAACGAGATCGGGATCGTGGGCAGGATCCGGCCCCTTCGCATCGAAGGACTCTGCACAGGATGCGGGACCTGCGCCGAATACTGCAAGGAAAAGGCGATCCTGATCAGGAACGGGATCTCAGAGCTCATCCCGGAAAAATGTGTCCAGTGCGGGATCTGTGTTCAGTCCTGCCCCTTCGACCTCCTGAAGTCGGAGTATCGCCACTACCTCATCACCGTCGGGGGGCGGCGGGGACGGCACCCTGCGCCAGGCCGCGAACTCGTCACCGTCGAGACCGAGGAGGAGGCCCTGGCAGTGGTCGACAAGACCGTCTACTGGATCTTCAGAAAAGCATGGAGCGGAAGGCACCTCGCCGACCAGCTCGACGAGATCGGCTTTGAGGATTTCCGCAAGAAGATCCGGGAAGAGTTCAGCGGAGAAACATAG
- the cobS gene encoding adenosylcobinamide-GDP ribazoletransferase, producing the protein MPLNAIRALLQFCTVLPLGRPADFDAFARHSWLYPVAGWVTGGCAAGVAFLLSGNPGLAAAAAVAAAIIVSGANHFDGLLDLGDGLMAHGSREKRITALTDRQIGAGGVACGILTTLLAVQGLSTVASIPLAVLTAEVCAKLAMAGITALGTPFHEGIHAYLHSFARPWFAGLALLPVVPLVLLAGPVPLLKALLATGIVTALLIALAYRLFGGVNGDVAGAANEIVRAAAIIALAI; encoded by the coding sequence ATGCCCCTGAATGCAATCCGCGCTCTCCTCCAGTTCTGCACCGTCCTCCCGCTCGGACGGCCCGCAGACTTCGACGCCTTCGCGCGCCACTCCTGGCTCTACCCTGTTGCCGGGTGGGTCACCGGCGGGTGCGCCGCAGGCGTCGCCTTCCTCCTCTCCGGCAACCCAGGCCTCGCCGCAGCCGCAGCGGTCGCCGCGGCGATCATCGTCTCCGGGGCAAACCACTTCGACGGCCTCCTCGACCTCGGGGACGGCCTGATGGCGCACGGCAGCCGTGAGAAGAGGATCACGGCCCTCACCGACAGGCAGATCGGCGCGGGGGGCGTCGCCTGCGGCATCCTCACGACCCTCCTCGCCGTCCAGGGCCTCTCCACCGTCGCCTCAATCCCCCTCGCCGTCCTGACAGCCGAGGTCTGCGCAAAACTTGCCATGGCCGGGATCACCGCCCTCGGCACACCCTTCCACGAGGGCATCCATGCCTATCTCCACAGCTTTGCACGGCCCTGGTTCGCGGGCCTCGCCCTGCTCCCGGTCGTTCCCCTCGTCCTCCTGGCAGGCCCGGTCCCCCTCCTGAAGGCCCTCCTCGCGACCGGGATCGTCACCGCCCTCCTCATCGCCCTTGCGTACCGCCTCTTCGGCGGCGTAAACGGCGACGTCGCCGGCGCCGCAAACGAGATCGTACGGGCGGCGGCCATTATCGCTCTCGCGATCTAG